Proteins co-encoded in one Quercus robur chromosome 8, dhQueRobu3.1, whole genome shotgun sequence genomic window:
- the LOC126695390 gene encoding transcription factor ILR3-like isoform X1, producing MEIDSSESSNWLFDYGFGDPFPSSISGSFSWAPQPLNCSFNTRLGAEVDCSFRDSDSLKEVGHRKRLRPESCIASASKACREKLRRDWLNERFLELGSILEPGRPPKTDKAAILADAIRMVTRLRSKAQKLKESNENLQVKIKELKAEKNELRDEKQRLKADKEKLEQQVKATSTPQCFLAHPTAMSTAFAAQGQVSSNKLIPFIGYPSIAMWQFMPPAAVDTSRDHVLRPPVA from the exons atggaaattgactCCTCAGAAAGCTCCAATTGGCTCTTTGACTATGGCTTTGGAGACCCATTTCCGTCTTCCATCTCCGGTAGTTTCAGCTGGGCCCCACAACCCCTCAATTGTTCCTTCAATACCAGGTTGGG TGCGGAAGTGGATTGCTCATTTAGAGATTCAGATAGCCTCAAGGAAGTTGGTCATCGGAAACG GTTGAGGCCTGAATCATGTATTGCATCTGCCTCAAAAGCATGCCGGGAGAAACTGCGAAGAGATTGGCTGAATGAGAG GTTTCTAGAATTGGGTTCTATCCTGGAGCCTGGAAGGCCGCCCAAAACAGACAAGGCTGCCATTTTGGCTGATGCTATTCGAATGGTGACCCGGTTAAGAAGTAAAGCTCAGAAGCTGAAggaatcaaatgaaaatttgcAAGTGAAGATTAAAGAATTGAAG GCTGAGAAGAATGAGCTTCGTGATGAGAAGCAGAGGCTCAAGGCAGACAAAGAGAAGTTGGAGCAGCAAGTCAAAGCAACAAGTACACCACAATGCTTCCTGGCTCATCCCACTGCAATGTCGACTGCATTTGCTGCCCAAGGGCAAGTTTCTAGCAACAAGTTGATACCTTTTATTGGTTACCCCAGTATTGCCATGTGGCAATTCATGCCACCTGCTGCAGTTGATACATCACGGGATCATGTACTACGCCCTCCAGTTGCTTAA
- the LOC126695390 gene encoding transcription factor ILR3-like isoform X2 → MEIDSSESSNWLFDYGFGDPFPSSISGSFSWAPQPLNCSFNTSAEVDCSFRDSDSLKEVGHRKRLRPESCIASASKACREKLRRDWLNERFLELGSILEPGRPPKTDKAAILADAIRMVTRLRSKAQKLKESNENLQVKIKELKAEKNELRDEKQRLKADKEKLEQQVKATSTPQCFLAHPTAMSTAFAAQGQVSSNKLIPFIGYPSIAMWQFMPPAAVDTSRDHVLRPPVA, encoded by the exons atggaaattgactCCTCAGAAAGCTCCAATTGGCTCTTTGACTATGGCTTTGGAGACCCATTTCCGTCTTCCATCTCCGGTAGTTTCAGCTGGGCCCCACAACCCCTCAATTGTTCCTTCAATACCAG TGCGGAAGTGGATTGCTCATTTAGAGATTCAGATAGCCTCAAGGAAGTTGGTCATCGGAAACG GTTGAGGCCTGAATCATGTATTGCATCTGCCTCAAAAGCATGCCGGGAGAAACTGCGAAGAGATTGGCTGAATGAGAG GTTTCTAGAATTGGGTTCTATCCTGGAGCCTGGAAGGCCGCCCAAAACAGACAAGGCTGCCATTTTGGCTGATGCTATTCGAATGGTGACCCGGTTAAGAAGTAAAGCTCAGAAGCTGAAggaatcaaatgaaaatttgcAAGTGAAGATTAAAGAATTGAAG GCTGAGAAGAATGAGCTTCGTGATGAGAAGCAGAGGCTCAAGGCAGACAAAGAGAAGTTGGAGCAGCAAGTCAAAGCAACAAGTACACCACAATGCTTCCTGGCTCATCCCACTGCAATGTCGACTGCATTTGCTGCCCAAGGGCAAGTTTCTAGCAACAAGTTGATACCTTTTATTGGTTACCCCAGTATTGCCATGTGGCAATTCATGCCACCTGCTGCAGTTGATACATCACGGGATCATGTACTACGCCCTCCAGTTGCTTAA